The following coding sequences lie in one Yamadazyma tenuis chromosome 3, complete sequence genomic window:
- a CDS encoding uncharacterized protein (BUSCO:EOG09264331; EggNog:ENOG503NWA0; COG:K) — protein MSSKPSKPVRQDFIAKARYINNLPPPPITPKFIKPQTTEKLSREEEADQILSSLFRKDNFKNLIENIDDENGMNLNLIHNHGVLDNNDIKSIVKERNSESVELHPNDRILLRDAGIGKISRKEPEVSFLRRTEYISERAITKNAIESGSNGKQEEEKFDSETQLKAVERTFDVAQESLKDFKKLVHPTKKHLKAVNAWPLLPDTSMMDSKFLTIKLSGSASVKREWDTLKTQQKDKYDENLQRKIISTAVFKPITSNDGEWMSLYEDTSKEEVERLYEALNSEDPNKPSNLVTEDQNDKFGFKFIRNYDMSFQKYSKPLDELSIKFVTPENSKKRRLAHYYPVTGKIDLRKYRTSGNSQINKFVRESTFDTINYTLREPNTDEMRKMDNIRSEFDPMEYEGEEEPETKEEDSDKQNGDAEQDNE, from the coding sequence ATGTCATCCAAACCTCTGAAACCTGTTAGACAGGACTTCATCGCCAAAGCCAGGTACATCAACAATCTACCACCTCCTCCAATTACTCCCAAGTTCAtcaaaccacaaacaacgGAAAAGTTATCgagagaagaagaggctGATCAAATCTTAAGCTCGTTATTTAGAAAagacaacttcaaaaatttgATAGAAAACATCGATGACGAGAACggaatgaacttgaacttgattcATAACCACGGTGTCTTGGACAacaatgatatcaagagTATTGTGAAAGAACGCAACTCTGAATCGGTGGAATTACATCCTAATGACAGAATCTTGTTGAGAGATGCTGGTATTGGTAAGATTAGTAGAAAGGAACCAGAGGTTTCGTTCTTAAGAAGAACCGAATACATTTCCGAAAGGGCCATAACGAAGAATGCTATTGAAAGTGGTTCCAACGGtaagcaagaagaagagaagttTGATAGTGAAACTCAGTTAAAAGCAGTGGAAAGAACATTCGATGTTGCACAAGAATCGTTaaaagacttcaagaagttggttcATCCTACCAAAAAACACTTGAAGGCTGTTAACGCATGGCCATTATTGCCTGACACTTCGATGATggactccaagttcttgacgaTTAAACTCAGTGGGTCTGCATCTGTTAAAAGAGAATGGGATACCCTCAAGACACAGCAGAAGGATAAATACGACGAAAACCTCCAAAGGAAGATTATTTCAACAGCTGTATTCAAGCCTATTACTAGTAATGACGGTGAATGGATGTCTTTGTACGAAGATACGTctaaagaagaagttgaaaggTTATACGAAGCATTGAACTCTGAAGACCCAAATAAACCAAGTAATTTGGTGACCGAAGACCAGAACGACAAGTTTGGATTCAAATTCATAAGAAACTATGACATGAGTTTTCAGAAGTATTCCAAGCCTCTTGACGAGCTCTCCATCAAGTTTGTAACTCCAGagaactccaagaagagaagGTTGGCACATTATTACCCTGTGACAGGGAAAATAGACTTGAGGAAGTACAGAACTTCTGGTAACAGTCagatcaacaagtttgtcAGAGAGAGCACATTCGATACCATCAACTATACATTGAGAGAACCTAACACTGATGAAATGAGGAAAATGGACAATATCAGAAGTGAGTTTGATCCTATGGAGTAcgaaggagaagaagagcctGAAaccaaggaagaagattCCGATAAGCAGAATGGCGATGCTGAACAAGATAATGAATAA
- the YPT7 gene encoding Rab GTPase ypt7 (EggNog:ENOG503NWMV; COG:U), whose amino-acid sequence MSGRKKTLLKVIILGDSGVGKTSLMQQFVNNKFSHQYKATIGADFLTKDITLDNNKQVTLQIWDTAGQERFQSLGVAFYRGADCCVLCYDVTNEKSLNNLASWKDEFLVQSNVSNPQDFPFIIIGNKIDVDENKKIPSLQKKLANITNNQLGGLNYPVFETSAKDAINVEAAFEVVAKMALQQEELNDANGNDVSDDYNDAINIHLEGDSAGCGC is encoded by the coding sequence ATGTCAGGCAGAAAGAAAACGTTATTGAAGGTTATAATTTTAGGAGACTCCGGTGTCGGAAAAACGTCTTTGATGCAGCAGtttgtcaacaacaagtttaGCCATCAATACAAAGCCACCATCGGAGCCGACTTTTTGACCAAAGATATCACGCTCGATAACAACAAGCAAGTGACTTTACAAATTTGGGATACTGCTGGACAAGAAAGATTCCAAAGCTTGGGAGTAGCATTCTATAGAGGAGCTGACTGTTGTGTTTTGTGTTACGATGTGACTAACGAAAAGtcgttgaacaacttggctAGCTGGAAAGATGAGTTTTTAGTCCAGTCCAATGTTAGCAATCCCCAGGACTTTCCCTTCATAATAATAGGTAACAAGATCGATGTGGAcgaaaacaagaaaattCCCTCATtacagaagaagttggccaatatcaccaataaCCAGTTGGGAGGTTTGAACTACCCCGTATTTGAAACATCTGCTAAAGATGCCATTAACGTAGAGGCAGCATTTGAAGTGGTGGCCAAGATGGCGTTACAGCAGGAAGAGTTGAACGATGCCAATGGAAACGATGTTAGCGACGACTATAATGATGCCATCAACATTCATTTGGAGGGAGACTCTGCTGGATGTGGATGTTAG
- a CDS encoding uncharacterized protein (EggNog:ENOG503NX3G; COG:L): MQAIDRGAKLVFDDAPTRDYNHATDSNYKSLRAQAEQLYQKRNKLAQQSQAAYKAGNKQKAHQLSEQSKQVLDEAEHYNRQAAEYVFRENNTDSAQDEIDLHGLYVKEAEYFLQLRIVQEVRTNQSHLNVIVGKGLHSKNGIAKLKPAIDDMCDESRLTHRIDPHNSGVLQIDLSKTSINQLPQRWVALTPSTGVYQPSGYQSYAPQYQNQNSHSQGYSQQQQQHNGNQKTNPLVDLFVNILCICINRSK; this comes from the coding sequence ATGCAAGCTATCGATAGAGGCGCCAAATTGGTGTTTGATGATGCTCCCACTAGAGACTATAATCATGCTACCGACTCCAACTACAAGAGCTTAAGGGCGCAGGCCGAGCAGTTGTACCAAAAGCGGAACAAGTTGGCTCAGCAATCACAAGCCGCCTACAAGGCTGGAAACAAGCAAAAAGCTCATCAACTCAGTGAACAGAGCAAGCAGGTATTGGATGAAGCCGAGCACTATAATCGTCAGGCTGCTGAATATGTTTTCCGAGAGAATAACACCGATTCAGCTCAGGATGAGATTGATTTACATGGATTGTACGTGAAAGAAGCCGAATACTTTTTACAACTAAGAATTGTTCAGGAAGTCAGAACCAACCAGAGTCATTTGAACGTCATTGTCGGGAAGGGGTTACATTCCAAGAACGGTattgccaagttgaagccCGCCATCGACGACATGTGTGATGAAAGTAGATTAACTCACAGAATTGATCCTCATAATTCGGGTGTTTTGCAAATTGACTTGAGCAAGACCTCCATCAACCAGTTGCCACAAAGATGGGTGGCCTTGACACCCAGCACGGGGGTGTACCAGCCTTCAGGGTACCAGCTGTATGCTCCACAATACCAGAACCAAAACTCACACTCTCAAGGATACAgtcagcagcaacagcaacacAATGGCAACCAGAAAACCAACCCGCTTGTGGACTTGTTTGTCAATATTTTGTGTATTTGTATTAACCGTCTGAAATAG
- the TEF1_1 gene encoding translation elongation factor EF-1 alpha (COG:J; EggNog:ENOG503NU3J), protein MGKGKTHVNVVVIGHVDSGKSTTTGHLIYKCGGIDKRTIEKFEKEAAELGKGSFKYAWVLDKLKAERERGITIDIALWKFETPKYHVTVIDAPGHRDFIKNMITGTSQADCAILIIAGGVGEFEAGISKDGQTREHALLAYTLGVQQLIVAINKMDSVKWDKNRFEEIVKETTNFVKKVGYNPKSVPFVPISGWNGDNMIEPSPNCPWYKGWEKETKAGKSSGKTLLEAIDAIDPPSRPTDKALRLPLQDVYKIGGIGTVPVGRVETGIIKAGMIVTFAPAGVTTEVKSVEMHHELLDEGVPGDNVGFNVKNVSVKEIRRGNVCGDSKNDPPKGCDSFDAQVIVLNHPGQISSGYSPVLDCHTAHIACKFDTLLKKIDRRTGKVLEENPKFIKSGDAAMVKMVPSKPMCVEAFTEYPPLGRFAVRDMRQTVAVGVIKAVEKSDKAGKVTKAAQKAAKK, encoded by the coding sequence ATGGGTAAGGGAAAAACTCACGTTAACGTCGTTGTTATTGGTCACGTCGATTCCGGTAAGTCTACCACCACCGGACACTTGATTTACAAGTGTGGTGGTATCGACAAGAGaaccattgaaaagttcgAAAAGGAAGCCGCCGAATTAGGTAAGggttctttcaagtacGCTTGGgttttggacaagttgaaggctgaaagagaaagaggTATCACCATCGATATCGCTTTGTGGAAGTTTGAAACTCCAAAGTACCACGTTACTGTCATTGACGCTCCAGGTCACAgagatttcatcaagaacatgaTCACTGGTACTTCCCAAGCTGATTGTGCTATTTTGATTATCGCTGGTGGTGTCGGTGAATTCGAAGCCGGTATCTCTAAGGATGGTCAAACCAGAGAACACGCTTTGTTGGCTTACACCTTGGGTGTCCAACAATTGATTGTTGCTATCAACAAGATGGACTCTGTTAAGTGGGACAAGAACAGATTCGAAGAAATCGTCAAGgaaaccaccaacttcGTCAAGAAGGTTGGTTACAACCCTAAGTCTGTTCCTTTCGTTCCAATTTCTGGATGGAACGGTGACAACATGATCGAACCATCTCCAAACTGTCCATGGTACAAGGGTTGGGAAAAGGAAACCAAGGCTGGTAAGTCCTCTGGTAAGACTTTGTTGGAAGCTATTGATGCTATCGACCCACCTTCCAGACCAACTGACAAGGCTTTGAGATTGCCATTGCAAGATGTCTACAAGAttggtggtattggaaCTGTGCCAGTCGGTAGAGTTGAAACCGGTATTATCAAGGCCGGTATGATTGTTACCTTTGCCCCAGCTGGTGTTACCACCGAAGTCAAGTCCGTGGAAATGCACCACGAATTGTTGGACGAAGGTGTTCCAGGTGACAATGTTGGATTCAACGTCAAGAACGTTTCCGTCAAGGAAATCAGAAGAGGTAACGTGTGTGGTGACTCCAAGAACGACCCACCAAAGGGTTGTGACTCTTTCGATGCTCAAGTCATTGTCTTGAACCACCCTGGTCAAATCTCCTCTGGTTACTCTCCAGTTTTGGATTGTCACACTGCTCACATTGCTTGTAAGTTTGacaccttgttgaagaagattgaCAGAAGAACTGGTaaggttttggaagaaaaccctaagttcatcaagtctGGTGATGCCGCTATGGTTAAGATGGTTCCATCTAAGCCAATGTGTGTTGAAGCTTTCACCGAATACCCACCATTGGGAAGATTCGCTGTCAGAGACATGAGACAAACCGTTGCCGTTGGTGTCATCAAGGCCGTCGAAAAGTCCGACAAGGCTGGTAAGGTCACCAAGGCTGCTCAAAAGGCTGCTAAGAAGTAA